From one Clostridia bacterium genomic stretch:
- the efp gene encoding elongation factor P, with translation MISAGDFRNGMTFEMDGNVYQVVEFQHVKPGKGAAFVRTKIKNVITGGVVEKSFSPTEKFEQAFVERRDVEYLYTDGELYHFMDCETYEQVPLGPDTVGDNLKFVKENVVVKLLSYKGKVFALEAPNFVELEITFTEPGVKGDTATNVLKPATVETGAEVRVPLFINEGDRIQIDTRTGEYMGRA, from the coding sequence ATGATATCAGCAGGCGATTTCAGAAACGGCATGACATTTGAAATGGACGGGAACGTATATCAGGTAGTGGAGTTCCAGCACGTTAAGCCGGGCAAGGGAGCGGCTTTCGTAAGAACGAAGATAAAGAACGTTATCACCGGCGGCGTTGTTGAAAAGAGCTTCAGCCCCACCGAAAAATTTGAACAGGCGTTCGTTGAAAGACGCGATGTAGAATATCTTTATACTGACGGCGAGCTTTATCATTTCATGGACTGTGAGACGTACGAGCAGGTGCCTTTAGGCCCCGACACCGTAGGCGACAACCTCAAATTCGTAAAAGAGAACGTTGTCGTAAAGCTTTTAAGCTACAAGGGCAAGGTGTTCGCTCTTGAAGCGCCCAACTTCGTTGAGCTTGAGATAACCTTTACCGAGCCCGGCGTAAAGGGCGATACGGCAACGAATGTACTGAAGCCCGCTACCGTTGAGACGGGAGCAGAGGTTAGAGTTCCTCTGTTCATAAATGAAGGCGACAGAATACAGATAGATACGAGAACGGGCGAATACATGGGCCGCGCATAA
- a CDS encoding D-alanyl-D-alanine carboxypeptidase, with the protein MKKKYSRLIAAFLCLIFVMFCAVPSVPAAASGSNEEKTSPASDDRGLLAQSAILIDAETGNVLYEHNADERHGPASVTKIMTLLLIVEALERGEFSLDDTVSASAEASSLGGSQIYLKEGETLSVRDMIKSIVIASANDAAYAMGEFVSGSNDAFVRRMNERAHELGMNNTHFVNAHGLDDDDHYTSARDIAVMSRELISHKMIFDYTKIRLDSIRDGAFTLTSTNKLLRSYEGITGLKTGSTSKSLFSMSATAERDGVSLIAVVMTSPTGDDRFKDAARLLDYGFERYTKFTAAEKEENPEPMTVLNGKSDLLTLSLEKEPGFLVLKEDAPRITGRALLPDSVKAPISQGQKVGNLIYTLDGEVIADVPIIAAESVEKLNVGYCLMLLLKSVFSIG; encoded by the coding sequence TTGAAAAAGAAATATTCTCGACTGATCGCAGCATTCTTATGCCTCATTTTTGTCATGTTCTGCGCCGTGCCGTCAGTACCGGCCGCCGCAAGCGGATCAAATGAAGAAAAAACATCCCCTGCCTCTGACGACAGAGGGCTTCTTGCCCAAAGCGCAATACTTATCGACGCCGAAACGGGCAATGTGCTTTACGAGCACAACGCAGACGAACGTCACGGCCCCGCCAGCGTCACAAAAATAATGACGCTGCTTTTAATAGTTGAAGCGCTCGAACGCGGCGAGTTTTCTCTCGATGATACGGTCTCCGCCTCAGCGGAAGCATCCTCGCTCGGCGGCTCTCAGATATACTTAAAAGAGGGAGAAACTTTAAGCGTGCGCGATATGATAAAATCCATTGTTATAGCCTCGGCCAATGATGCGGCCTATGCCATGGGAGAATTCGTGTCGGGTTCAAACGACGCTTTTGTAAGGCGCATGAACGAGCGCGCGCACGAACTCGGCATGAACAATACCCACTTTGTAAACGCACACGGGCTTGACGATGACGACCATTACACGTCGGCGCGCGATATCGCCGTTATGTCAAGAGAGCTTATCTCTCATAAAATGATATTCGACTATACTAAAATACGGCTTGATTCCATAAGAGACGGCGCTTTTACATTGACCAGCACCAACAAGCTTTTAAGATCATATGAAGGGATAACCGGACTTAAAACAGGTTCCACGAGCAAGTCTCTCTTTTCCATGAGCGCTACTGCCGAGCGAGACGGCGTAAGCCTTATCGCCGTTGTAATGACGTCGCCCACAGGCGACGACAGATTCAAGGATGCGGCGCGGCTCCTCGATTACGGCTTTGAACGATATACGAAATTCACAGCCGCAGAAAAGGAGGAGAACCCCGAACCCATGACCGTTTTGAACGGAAAATCAGATCTTTTAACGCTTTCTTTAGAAAAAGAACCCGGATTTTTGGTATTAAAAGAAGACGCCCCGCGCATAACAGGGCGCGCCTTACTTCCGGACAGCGTAAAAGCGCCCATAAGCCAAGGGCAAAAGGTAGGAAATCTTATCTATACGCTGGACGGCGAGGTTATAGCCGACGTGCCGATAATCGCCGCCGAGAGCGTGGAAAAGCTCAATGTGGGATACTGCCTTATGCTTCTTTTAAAAAGCGTCTTTTCGATCGGATGA
- a CDS encoding 3-dehydroquinate dehydratase: MKKKLLVLFGANMDLMGKSQTNIYGDASLEELIKKMEEYAQERGFEITAFHSNIEGELVDKIHAARGCCEGIIINAGSYSVYSYAIRDALYASMVPCIETNQTNIYAREEFRGRSVLSDVCVGEITGFGQAVYLMAIDGMAHLLKGV, from the coding sequence ATGAAGAAAAAATTACTCGTTTTATTTGGCGCGAACATGGACCTTATGGGAAAGTCTCAGACAAATATATACGGCGACGCGTCTCTTGAAGAGCTTATAAAGAAAATGGAGGAGTACGCACAGGAGCGCGGATTTGAGATCACTGCGTTTCATTCGAATATAGAGGGCGAGCTTGTCGATAAGATACACGCAGCAAGAGGCTGCTGCGAAGGGATAATAATAAACGCAGGCTCGTATTCCGTTTATTCATATGCGATACGCGACGCGCTGTATGCGTCTATGGTGCCTTGCATTGAGACAAACCAGACCAATATATACGCGCGCGAGGAATTCAGGGGCCGCTCGGTGCTTTCCGACGTATGCGTAGGAGAGATCACGGGCTTTGGGCAGGCGGTGTACCTTATGGCGATAGACGGCATGGCGCATCTTCTGAAAGGAGTATAA
- the thpR gene encoding RNA 2',3'-cyclic phosphodiesterase, giving the protein MRLFIAVNFSDEVKDKLYETAKQLKKQSAGGSFSRRENYHLTLCFIGETDRVSDVKRIMDKLSFNAFSLKLCGLGRFSSGEGAIYWIGVKENGELSDIANKLSRGLLSAGFNIDKRRFKPHITLGRRVVMRREFDLEAFGSSLWPISMNISRISLMKSERIEGRLTYTEVYGVSSDRKDAF; this is encoded by the coding sequence ATGCGGCTTTTTATAGCAGTCAATTTTTCGGATGAGGTCAAAGATAAGCTTTATGAAACGGCGAAGCAGCTAAAAAAGCAAAGCGCAGGCGGCAGCTTTTCAAGAAGAGAAAACTACCACTTAACGCTTTGCTTCATAGGAGAAACAGACAGAGTATCCGATGTGAAACGCATCATGGACAAGCTTTCTTTTAACGCCTTTTCTTTGAAGCTTTGCGGGCTGGGACGCTTTTCATCGGGCGAAGGCGCAATATATTGGATCGGCGTGAAAGAAAACGGCGAGCTTTCGGATATTGCAAATAAGCTTTCACGCGGGCTTTTGTCGGCGGGGTTCAATATTGATAAGCGCCGCTTTAAGCCGCATATAACTTTGGGAAGGCGCGTCGTGATGCGCCGAGAATTCGATCTTGAAGCATTCGGAAGCTCTCTTTGGCCTATTTCAATGAACATATCGAGAATAAGCCTTATGAAATCGGAGCGCATAGAAGGCAGGCTTACATATACAGAGGTTTATGGCGTGTCATCCGATCGAAAAGACGCTTTTTAA
- a CDS encoding aminopeptidase P family protein, whose translation MDTLKRLQEKMRRFGMPAALILSDEQRFYLSGFKSSAGFMLVFQNDAYLFVDSRYYEAAKLCAASLSYEVRLFRGKITSYITALMKDKNISVLYFEDDLISFADFRALHMALEKIELKQMGAFISDLRMIKTVRELENIRRAQKESEDALMRVMGRIGEGMTEREIALMLEWEIRTRGMDASFDFIVASGQNSSKPHAVPTDRRLKRGDFLTIDFGAKYKGYCADMTRTFSIGSPSDEMRSVYETVREAKNAAERIIRAGLKGSEIDRAARAIIEEAGYGAAFGHSLGHGVGVVVHEQPNFAPMYEREIPGGAVVSVEPGIYLEGRFGVRIEDLVFVDEDAAVSLNSMTTELIEL comes from the coding sequence ATGGATACGCTTAAAAGGCTTCAGGAGAAAATGAGACGCTTCGGCATGCCTGCGGCGCTCATACTTTCGGATGAGCAGCGCTTTTATCTTTCGGGCTTTAAAAGCAGCGCGGGATTTATGCTCGTTTTCCAAAACGACGCGTATCTTTTCGTGGATTCGCGCTATTATGAGGCGGCGAAGCTTTGCGCCGCGTCTCTTTCCTATGAGGTAAGACTGTTTCGCGGAAAAATCACGTCGTACATAACGGCGCTGATGAAGGACAAAAATATATCCGTGCTCTATTTTGAGGACGACCTCATATCGTTTGCCGATTTCCGAGCGCTTCATATGGCGCTTGAAAAGATAGAGCTTAAGCAGATGGGCGCTTTTATATCCGATCTTCGCATGATAAAGACTGTGCGCGAGCTTGAAAACATACGCCGAGCCCAAAAGGAAAGCGAGGATGCGCTCATGCGCGTCATGGGGCGCATTGGCGAAGGCATGACGGAGAGGGAGATCGCGCTTATGCTTGAATGGGAAATTAGGACGCGCGGCATGGACGCGTCGTTCGATTTTATCGTGGCAAGCGGCCAAAACTCCTCTAAGCCTCATGCGGTACCTACCGACAGAAGGCTTAAACGCGGAGATTTCCTTACGATAGACTTCGGAGCAAAATACAAAGGCTACTGCGCCGATATGACGCGCACTTTTTCGATAGGCAGCCCATCCGACGAGATGCGCAGCGTATACGAGACGGTAAGAGAAGCCAAAAATGCGGCAGAGCGCATAATACGCGCAGGCCTTAAAGGAAGCGAGATAGACCGCGCGGCGCGCGCGATCATAGAGGAAGCGGGATACGGCGCCGCTTTCGGCCACAGCCTCGGCCACGGAGTAGGCGTGGTCGTACATGAGCAGCCCAATTTTGCACCCATGTACGAGCGCGAGATCCCCGGGGGCGCCGTTGTATCGGTAGAGCCGGGCATATATCTTGAGGGCAGATTCGGCGTGAGGATCGAGGATCTTGTCTTCGTTGACGAGGACGCCGCCGTAAGCCTTAATTCGATGACGACCGAGCTTATAGAGCTTTAA